A window of Bacteroidota bacterium contains these coding sequences:
- a CDS encoding phosphodiester glycosidase family protein, translated as MKIFFLVAMLFSFSVQVFAQLKWQNVDSLYQPLPGSVHVFKTTDSMFDGKPNIAYYVIADLKDKHLLFDADTTYKRRLTPSQFYEKNKQPLLVVNCTFFSFETNQNLNVVIDDSRLVGYNIHTINGRGKDTFTYRHPFGSAIGIDKKGNADIAWVYSDSFAKRPLASQHPVEAYKDSATTINSKFVKTYRAKYDGHLHEKISLHAPKGFLKWKMQSAIGGGPVLLQEGEIKITNNEEIKFAGKAINDKHPRTAMGYTKDNKLIILVVQGRFPMIAEGATLNQEAQILKDLGCWEALNLDGGGSSCMLVNGKTTIKPSSEGVQRPVPAVFTIKIK; from the coding sequence ATGAAAATATTCTTTTTAGTTGCAATGCTATTTTCATTTTCAGTTCAGGTTTTTGCACAACTCAAATGGCAGAATGTTGATTCACTCTACCAGCCTTTGCCAGGATCAGTTCATGTGTTTAAAACAACTGATTCTATGTTTGATGGCAAACCCAATATTGCTTATTATGTTATTGCTGACCTGAAAGACAAACATCTTTTGTTTGATGCTGATACAACTTATAAAAGAAGATTAACTCCTTCGCAATTCTATGAAAAGAATAAGCAGCCGTTGCTTGTTGTTAACTGTACTTTCTTTTCATTTGAAACAAACCAAAACCTGAATGTGGTAATTGATGATTCAAGACTAGTCGGTTATAACATTCATACAATAAACGGTAGAGGAAAAGACACATTTACATATCGTCATCCGTTTGGTAGTGCAATCGGTATTGACAAAAAAGGCAATGCTGATATTGCATGGGTATACTCTGACTCTTTTGCAAAACGTCCACTTGCAAGCCAACATCCGGTCGAGGCATACAAGGACTCAGCGACAACAATCAATTCAAAATTCGTAAAGACTTACAGGGCTAAGTATGACGGTCACTTGCATGAAAAAATAAGTTTGCATGCCCCAAAGGGGTTTCTCAAATGGAAAATGCAATCGGCTATAGGGGGAGGCCCGGTATTATTGCAAGAAGGTGAAATAAAAATAACTAACAATGAAGAAATAAAATTTGCAGGTAAAGCCATCAATGATAAACATCCACGAACAGCAATGGGATATACAAAGGATAATAAACTTATAATACTCGTTGTACAAGGTAGATTTCCTATGATAGCAGAAGGGGCAACATTAAACCAAGAGGCACAAATATTAAAAGATCTTGGTTGTTGGGAAGCATTGAATCTTGATGGTGGTGGTAGTAGTTGCATGCTTGTGAATGGTAAAACAACTATCAAACCTTCTTCTGAAGGAGTACAAAGACCAGTTCCTGCAGTTTTTACTATTAAAATAAAATGA
- a CDS encoding NAD-dependent epimerase/dehydratase family protein: protein MNGQQLKLKVILTGATGMVGEGVMHECLQNDAVESVLVINRRSCGVSHPKLKEIVHADFFHLSPVENQLAGYNACFFCLGVSSVGMKEPEYYRMTYTLTMNFAETVLKQNPGISFCYISGASTDSTEKGRMMWARVKGKTENDLLKLGFKQAYNFRPGIIQPTKGLKNTLKLYTYMGWLLPVIKFFSSDSIVSLKQIGMAMINAVTKGYEKKVLEVKDIISLSKQ, encoded by the coding sequence ATGAATGGTCAGCAATTAAAACTCAAGGTAATTCTAACCGGTGCCACAGGTATGGTAGGTGAGGGGGTAATGCATGAATGCTTGCAGAATGATGCAGTGGAATCGGTTTTAGTTATCAACCGGAGATCCTGCGGCGTATCGCATCCCAAGTTGAAAGAAATTGTTCATGCGGATTTTTTCCATCTTTCGCCGGTAGAAAATCAGTTAGCAGGATATAATGCCTGTTTCTTTTGTCTCGGTGTTTCATCCGTTGGAATGAAGGAACCCGAGTATTACCGGATGACTTATACGCTGACGATGAATTTTGCCGAAACTGTTTTGAAACAAAACCCCGGAATAAGTTTCTGTTATATTTCTGGTGCCAGTACCGACAGTACTGAAAAAGGAAGAATGATGTGGGCAAGAGTAAAAGGCAAAACAGAAAATGATTTGCTAAAGCTTGGTTTTAAACAGGCCTATAATTTTCGACCCGGTATAATTCAACCCACAAAGGGATTGAAAAATACATTGAAGCTTTACACATATATGGGTTGGCTATTACCTGTCATTAAATTTTTTAGTTCCGACTCAATTGTCTCATTGAAACAAATTGGTATGGCAATGATCAATGCTGTGACTAAAGGATATGAGAAAAAAGTGCTGGAGGTAAAAGATATAATTTCGCTATCAAAACAGTAA
- a CDS encoding AarF/ABC1/UbiB kinase family protein gives MWIFRLNRFFRNFFRFLNILFIIIRHSFTQWFFTRRPIRRFVDPKRKKLMTRSERIRLVVEDLGPTFIKFGQIVADRPDLVSEQLRVELKKLQTSAKPFDNDLAYLIIEEELGDHINEIFEQIDPDPVASASIAQVYKAVLKDGRVVAVKVQRPHIKQKIRLDLVLMKLLAQQAVKSYPELANFNLVSFVEDFGAIMMKELDFANEASNMMRFSEMFKDDFSVHIPEVYNKFTTQKVLVMEWVEGLRPGDIKGMKENGYDTKKIAENGTHVIIKMILKYGFFHADPHAGNMFIGKNNQLILLDHGMTSGLKPKQIDALISFLLGFSENNEHKIAKALLGLMEIGYYKNMEELEFDINELVQKYSYISYGKMNVSNIMTESFRIILRHGLKVPSSLYMLIKAIGTIQKFAEDLDADISVIEFIKPYARERIVEKFSWENIWGKIVNSAEDYLYLVDTLPKDIKEIVSNLRKGVLRHEINFREDSFTNKALRQGTNRLAFVFIMGLLLVCSTMLLIYRPDSNITTGFFYTTIIVTGLTAIRLFIKTKFG, from the coding sequence ATGTGGATTTTCCGCCTCAATCGGTTCTTCAGGAATTTTTTCCGCTTCCTCAATATTCTTTTTATTATCATCCGGCATAGTTTCACCCAATGGTTTTTTACCCGTCGGCCTATCCGCCGGTTTGTTGATCCGAAGCGGAAAAAACTGATGACCCGTTCCGAACGTATCCGCCTGGTGGTTGAGGATCTCGGCCCTACATTCATCAAGTTCGGGCAGATCGTTGCTGACAGACCTGACCTTGTTTCTGAACAATTAAGAGTTGAATTAAAAAAATTGCAAACCTCAGCTAAGCCTTTTGATAATGATCTTGCATATCTTATTATCGAAGAAGAACTAGGCGATCATATTAATGAAATATTTGAACAGATAGACCCTGATCCAGTAGCATCTGCTTCCATTGCGCAGGTTTATAAAGCTGTATTAAAAGATGGACGGGTTGTGGCAGTCAAGGTACAGCGTCCGCATATCAAACAAAAGATCAGGCTTGACTTGGTACTGATGAAACTATTGGCACAACAAGCTGTAAAATCTTACCCGGAGCTGGCCAATTTTAATCTTGTGAGTTTTGTAGAAGATTTCGGCGCTATCATGATGAAGGAACTTGATTTCGCTAACGAAGCATCAAACATGATGCGTTTTTCAGAAATGTTTAAAGACGATTTTTCCGTTCATATCCCCGAAGTATATAACAAGTTTACTACACAAAAAGTATTGGTAATGGAATGGGTGGAAGGATTAAGACCCGGTGATATAAAAGGAATGAAAGAGAATGGATATGATACTAAAAAAATTGCAGAGAACGGAACACATGTCATTATTAAAATGATCCTGAAGTATGGTTTTTTTCATGCTGATCCGCATGCGGGAAATATGTTTATTGGTAAAAACAATCAATTGATCCTACTTGATCATGGGATGACGTCAGGTCTTAAGCCTAAACAGATCGATGCACTCATCAGCTTCCTGCTTGGCTTTTCGGAAAATAATGAACATAAAATTGCTAAAGCATTGCTGGGCCTGATGGAAATAGGGTATTATAAAAACATGGAAGAGCTGGAATTTGATATTAATGAACTGGTACAGAAATACAGTTATATATCATACGGGAAAATGAATGTTTCTAATATTATGACGGAATCCTTCCGTATCATTTTACGGCATGGATTAAAAGTGCCTTCAAGTCTTTATATGCTTATAAAAGCGATCGGTACTATTCAAAAATTTGCAGAAGACCTTGATGCTGATATTTCGGTGATAGAATTTATTAAACCTTATGCAAGAGAAAGAATAGTTGAAAAATTTAGTTGGGAAAATATATGGGGAAAGATCGTCAACTCTGCTGAAGATTATCTTTACCTCGTCGATACGCTTCCAAAAGACATTAAAGAAATAGTAAGCAACCTGCGTAAAGGTGTACTCCGCCACGAGATCAATTTCAGGGAGGATAGTTTTACGAATAAAGCTTTGCGCCAGGGTACCAACCGGCTTGCTTTTGTATTTATTATGGGATTGTTATTGGTCTGCTCAACAATGTTACTTATTTATCGGCCCGATAGTAACATAACAACAGGATTTTTTTATACTACTATTATCGTTACCGGATTGACAGCAATACGTTTGTTTATTAAAACAAAATTCGGTTGA
- a CDS encoding YtxH domain-containing protein has translation MGTKTLLAATAAGIALGMIMAPEKGTETQKKLGDSFGKLKDKWKDITNLKNIKAEDLRELKEIFKQNIAGLSEDVRKKVLQIIESSRPAKEEVREEMEMKEYPA, from the coding sequence ATGGGAACAAAAACTCTATTGGCCGCAACGGCTGCAGGTATTGCGTTGGGTATGATCATGGCGCCGGAAAAAGGCACTGAAACCCAAAAGAAATTGGGTGATTCGTTTGGTAAACTGAAGGATAAGTGGAAGGATATCACTAACCTGAAAAACATTAAAGCAGAGGATTTGAGAGAGCTTAAAGAGATCTTTAAGCAAAATATTGCAGGACTGAGTGAAGATGTTCGTAAAAAGGTTTTACAGATCATAGAATCTTCAAGACCTGCGAAGGAAGAGGTGAGGGAAGAAATGGAAATGAAGGAATATCCTGCATAA
- a CDS encoding SRPBCC domain-containing protein, giving the protein MNQKFFKMKNNITGRVELEINAPVEKVWEALTKPEIIKQYFFGTNTFTDWKMGSPIIFRGEWEGKTYEDKGTILEVDKYKMIKYDYWSSMSGIEDKPENYVIITYHLTQVDSKTKLVITQENIPDEKMKEHSEENWKKIMTDMKRLVEKKSFSLSA; this is encoded by the coding sequence ATGAATCAAAAGTTTTTTAAAATGAAAAACAATATAACCGGCCGTGTAGAGCTTGAAATAAATGCTCCTGTAGAAAAAGTATGGGAAGCACTGACAAAGCCAGAAATAATAAAGCAATATTTTTTTGGCACTAATACATTTACAGACTGGAAAATGGGAAGCCCGATCATTTTCAGAGGTGAGTGGGAAGGAAAAACCTATGAAGACAAAGGCACTATACTGGAGGTAGATAAATATAAAATGATCAAATACGATTACTGGAGTTCAATGTCGGGTATTGAAGATAAGCCTGAAAATTATGTCATCATTACTTATCACCTGACGCAGGTTGATAGTAAGACAAAACTTGTAATAACCCAGGAAAATATTCCTGATGAAAAAATGAAAGAACATTCCGAAGAGAACTGGAAAAAAATTATGACTGATATGAAAAGATTAGTGGAAAAGAAATCATTTAGTTTAAGCGCATAA
- a CDS encoding DUF4304 domain-containing protein, protein MKTVTEQNFDIIIKDCFQTILKPLGFKKKGNNFYRQLQDLGQIINVQKSSFYSKDHISFTINTGLFIPEYWLTFYTYHNGEIPSYPTEPDCAIRQRIGKLKYNIDKWFDIDLSTDITELKRETTDNVLNFIVPYFERSKTKSDVLQLLQDENINLVKFARLIIFGEYEQFDKAQLEYDKLKQDKYTFNNMKSTLFEYRDKYKLTD, encoded by the coding sequence ATGAAGACCGTTACAGAACAAAATTTTGACATAATAATTAAGGATTGTTTTCAGACAATTTTAAAGCCATTGGGTTTTAAAAAGAAAGGGAACAATTTTTATCGACAACTTCAAGACCTTGGACAAATTATTAATGTTCAGAAGAGTTCGTTTTATTCAAAAGACCATATCTCTTTTACAATTAACACAGGGCTTTTTATACCTGAATATTGGCTGACTTTTTATACATATCATAATGGCGAAATCCCCTCTTATCCAACAGAACCCGATTGTGCAATCAGACAAAGAATCGGAAAGCTGAAATACAATATTGACAAGTGGTTCGACATAGATTTAAGTACTGACATCACAGAATTAAAGAGAGAGACAACAGACAATGTTCTCAACTTTATTGTTCCCTATTTTGAAAGAAGCAAAACCAAATCTGACGTATTACAATTATTGCAAGACGAGAATATTAACCTCGTCAAGTTTGCCAGACTGATAATTTTTGGAGAGTATGAGCAGTTTGACAAAGCACAATTGGAGTATGACAAACTTAAACAAGACAAGTACACTTTTAACAATATGAAATCAACACTGTTTGAGTATAGAGATAAATACAAATTGACGGATTAA
- a CDS encoding PAS domain S-box protein — protein sequence MKSDMEKKEILEKLHQKMIAEIQDYAIILMDADGTILSWNKGAEKIKGYKEDEILGQNFRIFYMPQDRQSGLPEQLIELAKKEGRARHIGRRVRKDGNIFWGSILITALHDDNGNVIGFTKLTQELTDDHKI from the coding sequence ATGAAATCAGATATGGAAAAAAAGGAAATACTTGAGAAGCTGCACCAAAAAATGATCGCTGAGATACAGGATTATGCTATCATTTTGATGGATGCTGACGGAACTATTTTATCATGGAATAAGGGAGCTGAAAAAATAAAAGGGTATAAAGAAGATGAGATCCTTGGGCAGAACTTCAGGATCTTTTATATGCCGCAAGACAGGCAGTCCGGGCTACCTGAACAATTAATTGAATTAGCAAAAAAAGAAGGCCGTGCCCGTCATATAGGGCGGCGGGTTAGAAAAGATGGAAATATATTCTGGGGAAGTATTCTTATCACCGCACTTCATGATGATAACGGAAACGTAATAGGTTTCACTAAGTTAACACAGGAACTTACCGACGATCATAAAATTTAA
- the lipA gene encoding lipoyl synthase, which produces MIELPITSDNPVQRTKKPDWLRVKLPIGEEYKHVRGLVDNYKLHTICESGNCPNMGECWGAGTATFMILGNTCTRSCGFCAVATGRPEPLDWDEPQRVAEAIHLMKVKHAVITSVDRDEIKDGGSIIWYNTIKAVKSLNTETTLETLIPDFKGDKENIQRIIDAAPEVVSHNIETVERLTKQVRIQARYHRSMDVIRTLKAGGMRTKSGIMLGLGEKKEEVIQTMTDLRDSGCDVITIGQYLQPTKKHLAVHRFVHPDEFAEYREIGYNLGLDYVESGPLVRSSYHSERHVFAGLGRKEWLGGRS; this is translated from the coding sequence ATGATCGAACTTCCGATAACATCAGATAATCCTGTTCAGCGAACCAAGAAACCCGACTGGCTTCGTGTAAAGCTGCCTATTGGTGAAGAGTATAAACATGTACGTGGCCTTGTTGACAATTATAAACTGCATACCATTTGCGAAAGCGGCAACTGCCCGAATATGGGTGAATGCTGGGGCGCAGGCACTGCTACATTTATGATCCTTGGGAATACCTGTACCCGTAGTTGTGGTTTTTGTGCAGTGGCTACCGGCCGGCCCGAACCACTTGATTGGGATGAACCTCAACGTGTAGCTGAAGCCATTCATTTAATGAAAGTAAAACATGCCGTTATCACATCTGTTGACCGGGATGAAATAAAGGATGGTGGCAGTATTATCTGGTACAATACCATTAAAGCAGTAAAGTCTTTGAATACCGAAACTACACTCGAAACGCTGATACCCGATTTTAAAGGAGACAAAGAAAACATACAACGCATTATTGATGCTGCGCCGGAAGTAGTAAGCCATAATATTGAAACAGTAGAACGCCTTACCAAACAGGTACGCATACAGGCCAGGTATCACCGCAGTATGGATGTAATAAGAACATTGAAAGCCGGTGGCATGCGTACAAAAAGTGGCATTATGCTCGGTCTCGGCGAAAAGAAAGAAGAAGTGATACAAACAATGACCGATCTGCGTGACAGCGGATGCGATGTAATTACAATCGGTCAATACTTACAACCTACAAAAAAACATTTAGCTGTTCATCGCTTTGTACATCCTGATGAATTTGCTGAATACCGCGAAATAGGTTACAACCTCGGATTAGATTATGTAGAAAGCGGCCCGCTTGTCCGTTCATCTTACCACAGCGAAAGACATGTGTTTGCCGGATTGGGAAGGAAGGAGTGGTTGGGAGGTAGGAGTTAG
- a CDS encoding OsmC family protein, translating into MTSTVVYNGELRTTCTHLRSGNSFETDAPVDNNGKGERFSPTDTLATSLANCMITTMGIKARTMGIDLTGVKIDVLKIMKADPRRVGGIELTFHIPDPLKDVDEKTKTILKNTGNTCPVAISLHPDIEQKVDWGGWS; encoded by the coding sequence ATGACATCGACAGTAGTTTATAACGGCGAGTTAAGAACCACCTGTACCCATTTAAGAAGCGGAAATAGTTTTGAAACGGATGCCCCTGTGGATAATAATGGCAAAGGCGAACGGTTTTCTCCAACTGATACATTGGCTACCAGCCTTGCGAATTGCATGATAACAACAATGGGTATTAAAGCCCGTACAATGGGTATTGACCTTACAGGTGTGAAAATTGATGTGCTCAAAATTATGAAAGCCGATCCCCGCCGTGTCGGCGGAATTGAATTGACCTTTCATATACCTGATCCACTAAAAGACGTTGATGAAAAAACAAAGACGATCCTAAAAAATACAGGAAATACCTGCCCGGTGGCAATAAGTCTTCATCCGGATATAGAACAAAAAGTGGATTGGGGTGGTTGGAGTTAG
- a CDS encoding DUF2851 family protein — protein sequence MTERLLQFIWQFQYFNKGELTTVAGEELQIIFPGHYNTDQGPDFTDAKIKIGKTTWAGRVELHVNSTDWVKHKHEGDENYNNVILHVVWQNEPGDHSIPVLELKNRVSKLLLQRYEELMNSSSFIPCENSIQSVRDITWQSWKERLLAERLLRKAKAVEIFQQQNNDHWEESFWWMLARNFGIKVNADAFEAIAKSIPVNVLAKHKNQIHQVEALLLGQADLLNEDFKEDYPKLLQREYKFLQKKYDLKPVHIPVHFLRMRPGNFPTIRLAQLAVLITESSHLFSKIKEAKSISEVKKWFDVTANDYWHYHYRFDEESAFRKKKLGTTMIDNIIINTVCPVLFAYGNYHQEEKYKLKALQWLEETAAESNSITKGFKHLGIENRSAYDSQALIELKTQYCDRKMCLECGVGNYLLKNT from the coding sequence ATAACCGAACGCCTACTTCAATTCATCTGGCAATTCCAGTATTTCAATAAAGGAGAATTAACTACTGTTGCAGGTGAAGAATTGCAGATCATTTTTCCCGGTCATTACAATACTGATCAAGGGCCGGATTTTACCGATGCAAAGATCAAAATTGGAAAAACAACCTGGGCCGGCAGGGTAGAGCTGCATGTAAACAGTACTGATTGGGTAAAACATAAACATGAAGGTGATGAAAATTACAACAATGTAATTCTGCATGTGGTTTGGCAAAATGAACCGGGTGATCATTCCATTCCTGTTCTCGAATTAAAGAACCGTGTTTCCAAATTATTGCTGCAGCGTTATGAAGAGCTGATGAATTCATCTTCTTTTATTCCTTGTGAAAATAGTATTCAGTCAGTAAGAGATATCACCTGGCAAAGCTGGAAAGAAAGATTGCTGGCCGAACGGTTGCTGCGCAAAGCAAAAGCTGTTGAAATATTTCAACAACAGAATAATGATCACTGGGAAGAAAGTTTCTGGTGGATGCTTGCCCGCAACTTCGGTATAAAAGTAAATGCCGATGCATTTGAAGCAATTGCAAAATCAATTCCGGTAAATGTTTTGGCAAAACATAAAAATCAAATTCACCAGGTGGAAGCTTTGCTATTGGGACAGGCAGATCTGTTGAATGAAGATTTTAAAGAAGATTATCCTAAACTGCTGCAACGTGAATATAAATTTCTTCAAAAGAAATATGATCTTAAACCTGTTCATATTCCTGTTCATTTTTTAAGAATGCGGCCGGGAAATTTTCCAACTATACGCCTGGCGCAACTGGCGGTTTTGATCACTGAGTCATCACATTTATTCTCAAAAATTAAAGAAGCAAAATCTATTTCTGAGGTAAAGAAATGGTTTGATGTAACAGCTAATGACTACTGGCATTATCATTACCGGTTTGATGAAGAGTCTGCATTCAGAAAGAAAAAACTGGGAACAACAATGATCGATAATATTATCATCAACACAGTTTGTCCGGTTTTGTTTGCCTACGGCAACTATCATCAAGAAGAAAAATATAAACTGAAAGCCTTGCAATGGCTCGAAGAAACGGCTGCTGAATCCAACTCCATTACAAAAGGATTTAAACATCTTGGAATTGAAAATAGATCTGCTTACGATAGCCAGGCATTAATTGAACTGAAAACACAATATTGTGATAGGAAAATGTGTTTAGAATGTGGAGTAGGAAACTACCTTTTAAAAAACACTTGA
- a CDS encoding 3-deoxy-D-manno-octulosonate 8-phosphate phosphatase: MNVLELFSKITTFVFDVDGVLTDGTVLVLPNGVQARQMHIKDGFGLQMATRNGFKVVIVSGGTSEPVVDRLNRLGITEVYMTVIDKKEFLETYMNKKGLKWNELLYMADDLPDLEVMKHCGVSACPADAVTEVKDIAHYISPINGGFGCVREVIEKVLKVQGKWNYGTDVVSK; this comes from the coding sequence ATGAACGTTCTTGAACTCTTTTCTAAGATCACCACATTTGTTTTTGATGTTGATGGCGTACTGACTGATGGTACAGTACTCGTATTGCCCAATGGAGTGCAGGCAAGACAAATGCATATCAAAGATGGATTTGGATTGCAAATGGCAACCCGGAATGGATTTAAAGTAGTGATTGTTTCCGGCGGTACATCAGAGCCTGTTGTCGATCGTTTGAATAGATTGGGAATTACAGAAGTGTACATGACGGTAATTGATAAAAAAGAATTCTTAGAAACCTACATGAATAAAAAAGGCCTGAAGTGGAATGAACTGCTTTACATGGCTGATGATCTGCCCGATCTTGAAGTAATGAAACACTGCGGTGTCAGTGCCTGTCCTGCAGATGCTGTTACGGAAGTAAAAGATATAGCTCATTATATTTCTCCGATAAATGGTGGCTTCGGTTGTGTAAGAGAAGTAATTGAAAAGGTGCTGAAAGTACAGGGCAAATGGAATTACGGAACTGATGTTGTATCGAAATAG
- the iscX gene encoding Fe-S cluster assembly protein IscX produces the protein MTHFEPPINWNDYEDIALKLYERFGDDFNEGKIYRVRFTDLLEWVLQVPNFQGKREESNEGHLEMIQSSWVYEWRDNQK, from the coding sequence ATGACTCATTTTGAACCCCCGATAAATTGGAACGATTACGAAGACATTGCATTGAAACTCTATGAACGTTTTGGCGATGATTTCAATGAAGGAAAAATTTATCGTGTCCGTTTTACTGATTTGCTGGAATGGGTATTACAGGTTCCAAACTTTCAGGGCAAACGTGAAGAAAGCAATGAAGGCCACCTTGAAATGATACAAAGCTCATGGGTATATGAGTGGAGGGATAACCAAAAATAA
- a CDS encoding 2Fe-2S iron-sulfur cluster binding domain-containing protein, whose product MYTVKLKFEQKGLEPVIYNNVEEGQSLLELALKNDIDLHHNCGGVCACTTCHLYIDKGMEFIDEITDKEEDFIDRAVNPRLNSRLGCQSLLMDGAGEIEVTIPDQTQFLGE is encoded by the coding sequence ATGTACACGGTAAAACTGAAATTTGAGCAAAAAGGACTGGAGCCTGTAATTTATAATAATGTTGAAGAGGGGCAGAGTTTGCTGGAACTCGCTTTAAAAAATGATATAGACCTGCATCATAATTGCGGGGGTGTTTGTGCCTGCACCACCTGTCATTTATATATTGATAAAGGAATGGAGTTTATTGACGAAATAACTGATAAGGAAGAAGATTTTATAGACAGGGCTGTTAATCCAAGATTGAATTCACGGTTGGGTTGCCAGTCATTATTAATGGATGGTGCCGGCGAAATAGAAGTAACCATTCCTGACCAGACACAGTTCCTGGGAGAGTAA
- the serA gene encoding phosphoglycerate dehydrogenase, whose translation MEPAKTSYPKDKIKILFLENISDVAVKSFKQNGYVQTEKITKALTEEELIKEIKDVHILGIRSKTQITKNVLEAAKKLQAIGCFCIGVNQVDLKSATKNGIAVFNAPYSNTRSVAELVIGLSIMLIRRIPDKNKAAHDGIWMKDAKGSYELRGKTLGIIGYGNIGSQVSVLAEAMGMKVLFYDIERKLPLGNAEDARSLKELLGKSDIVTIHVPETDQTKNLINKTTLKQCKKGAILINYARGEVVDLDALRKFMIDGHIGGAAIDVFPWEPEKNGDHFQTPMQDVPNVILTPHIGGSTEEAQQNIGDDVSSKLFNYLEKGISYGSHTIPALALPPQEGTHRILHIHENVPGVLSEINTQLSKHNINILAQYLKTNESIGYVVLDVDKRISGQAQQLLKEVRATIKVRLLY comes from the coding sequence ATGGAACCAGCTAAAACAAGTTACCCTAAAGACAAGATCAAAATTCTTTTTTTGGAGAATATCAGTGACGTAGCAGTAAAGAGTTTTAAGCAAAACGGGTATGTTCAAACAGAGAAAATAACCAAGGCTCTCACCGAAGAGGAACTGATCAAAGAGATCAAAGATGTTCATATCCTTGGCATCCGCTCCAAAACGCAGATCACAAAAAATGTATTAGAGGCTGCAAAAAAACTGCAGGCTATTGGTTGTTTTTGTATTGGTGTAAACCAGGTGGATCTGAAATCGGCAACTAAGAATGGTATAGCCGTTTTTAATGCACCTTATTCAAATACACGTTCAGTGGCGGAACTTGTGATTGGTCTTTCCATTATGCTTATCCGTCGCATACCTGATAAAAATAAAGCTGCACATGATGGCATCTGGATGAAAGATGCAAAAGGCAGTTATGAATTACGTGGAAAAACGCTGGGCATTATTGGTTATGGAAATATCGGCTCACAAGTAAGTGTACTGGCCGAAGCGATGGGCATGAAAGTATTGTTTTATGATATTGAAAGAAAATTGCCGTTGGGTAATGCAGAAGATGCAAGATCATTAAAAGAGTTGTTAGGCAAATCAGATATTGTAACGATTCATGTTCCGGAAACAGATCAAACGAAAAACTTAATTAATAAGACAACACTTAAGCAATGTAAGAAAGGCGCCATACTCATTAACTATGCAAGGGGAGAAGTAGTAGACCTTGATGCGCTGCGAAAATTTATGATCGATGGTCATATTGGCGGTGCAGCTATCGATGTATTTCCATGGGAGCCGGAAAAAAATGGCGATCATTTTCAAACACCGATGCAGGATGTGCCAAATGTTATTTTAACACCGCATATCGGCGGCAGCACGGAAGAAGCACAACAAAATATTGGTGATGATGTAAGCTCAAAGCTTTTTAATTACCTGGAGAAAGGGATCAGTTATGGTTCACATACAATACCGGCATTAGCGTTACCACCGCAAGAAGGAACACATCGAATTTTACATATTCATGAAAATGTTCCCGGTGTACTTTCAGAGATCAATACACAGCTTTCAAAACATAATATCAATATTCTTGCACAGTATTTAAAGACCAATGAAAGCATTGGCTACGTGGTTTTGGATGTAGATAAGCGTATCTCCGGCCAGGCACAGCAGTTACTTAAAGAGGTGAGGGCTACGATAAAGGTGAGGCTGCTTTATTAA